A single window of Salvia splendens isolate huo1 chromosome 8, SspV2, whole genome shotgun sequence DNA harbors:
- the LOC121742903 gene encoding aquaporin TIP2-1-like, which yields MPGIAFGRFDDSCSAASIKAYVAEFISTLLFVFAGVGSAIAFNSLTANAGLDPAGLVAIAVAHAFALFVAVSIAANISGGHVNPAVTFGLVAGGQLTVITGIFYWIAQLLGAVVGSFLLSFVTGGLAIPIHGVGAGVGAIQGVVFEIIITFGLVYTVYATAVDPKKGSLGTIAPIAIGFVVGANILAAGPFSGGSMNPARSFGPAVASGDFTGHWIYWVGPLIGGGLAGLVYSNCYIHHEHAPLATDF from the exons atgcCAGGAATCGCTTTCGGCCGCTTCGATGACTCGTGCAGCGCCGCCTCCATCAAGGCGTACGTCGCCGAGTTTATCTCCACCTTGCTCTTCGTCTTCGCCGGCGTTGGCTCTGCCATTGCTTTCA ACAGTTTGACTGCCAACGCTGGCCTGGACCCGGCTGGGCTTGTGGCGATCGCTGTGGCCCATGCTTTCGCTCTCTTCGTGGCTGTCTCCATCGCCGCTAACATCTCCGGTGGACACGTCAACCCTGCCGTCACATTCGGCCTGGTTGCCGGCGGTCAGCTCACCGTCATCACCGGAATTTTCTACTGGATTGCTCAGCTTTTGGGCGCCGTTGTTGGTTCATTCCTCCTCTCTTTCGTCACGGGTGGCTTG GCTATTCCGATCCACGGTGTGGGAGCGGGAGTGGGAGCGATCCAGGGAGTGGTGTTCGAGATCATCATCACATTCGGGCTGGTGTACACCGTGTACGCGACCGCAGTGGACCCGAAGAAGGGGTCATTGGGAACCATCGCGCCCATCGCCATCGGTTTCGTCGTGGGTGCCAACATCTTGGCAGCCGGCCCATTCTCCGGAGGCTCCATGAACCCGGCCCGCTCCTTCGGCCCAGCTGTTGCCAGCGGAGACTTCACGGGCCACTGGATCTACTGGGTCGGCCCACTCATCGGGGGCGGCCTGGCCGGGCTCGTCTACAGCAACTGCTACATCCACCACGAGCACGCACCACTCGCTACCGATTTCTAG